A genomic stretch from Hoplias malabaricus isolate fHopMal1 chromosome 4, fHopMal1.hap1, whole genome shotgun sequence includes:
- the LOC136694252 gene encoding zinc finger protein 79-like, with amino-acid sequence MRSGGIKCEDMEGRSSSSQETSLDTPHTHTSNRKTQTSENKRKTYDCAECGRSFAKQQSLQRHQSIHTGEKPYHCSECGKSFTQQGSLQKHKRIHTGEKPYHCSECGMSFTQQGHLQKHQRIHTGEKPYHCSECGNSFSEQGSLQRHQRIHTGEKPYHCSECGKCFNRHAHLKTHQRIHTGEKPYHCSECGMSFTYQVSLQTHQSIHTGEKPYHCSECGKSFTQQGHLQRHQRIHTGEKPYHCSECGKCFNTHAHLKTHQRIHTGEKPYHCSECGKSFTEQGSLKIHQRIHTGEKPYHCSECGKSFTEQGSLQRHQRIHTGEKPYHCSECGRSFTRQSSVRKHHCIQNRSSSTE; translated from the coding sequence atgagatcaggagggattaaatgtgaggatatGGAGGGCAGAAGCTCCAGTTCTCAGGAAACATCCTTGGATActccccacactcacacatccaacaGAAAAACTCAGACAAGTGAAAACAAACGGAAAACTTATGATTGTGCAGAGTGTGGAAGAAGTTTTGCTAAACAGCAAAGTCTACAAAGACACCAgagcattcacacaggagagaaaccgtatcactgttcagagtgtgggaaaagttttactcaacagggaagtctccaaaaacacaagcgcattcacacaggagagaaaccgtatcactgttcagagtgtgggatgagttttactcaacagggtcatctccaaaagcaccagcgcattcacacaggagagaaaccgtatcattgttcagagtgtgggaataGTTTTAGTGAACAAGgtagtctccaaagacaccagcgtattcacacaggagagaaaccgtatcactgttcagagtgtgggaagtgtTTTAATAGACATGCtcatctcaaaacacaccagcgcattcacacaggagagaaaccatatcattgttcagagtgtgggatgagttttacttACCAGGttagtctccaaacacaccagagcattcacacaggagagaaaccatatcattgttcagagtgtgggaagagttttactcaacagggtcatctccaaagacaccagcgcattcacacaggagagaaaccgtatcactgttcggAGTGTGGGAAGTGTTTTAATACACATGCtcatctcaaaacacaccagcgcattcacacaggagagaagccgtatcattgttcagagtgtgggaagagttttacagaacagggtagtctcaaaatacaccagcgcattcacacaggagagaagccgtatcattgttcagagtgtgggaagagttttactgaacagggtagtctccaaagacaccagcgcattcacacaggagagaaaccgtatcattgttcagagtgtgggaggagttttacTCGTCAGAGTTCTGTCCGGAAACATCACTGCATTCAGAACAGAAGCAGTAGCACTGAGTGA